In the genome of Candidatus Ornithobacterium hominis, the window CACGTTTTGGGAATGTGCTGGGTTCAAATGGTTCTGTTATTCCACTTTTTAGAGCTCAAATAGAGAAAGGCGGACCAGTAACGGTGACACATGAGGAAATCACACGCTATTTCATGACGATTCCAGAGGCTTGTGAACTAGTCTTGCAAGCAGGAACGATGGGGCATGGTGGCGAAATCTTTGTTTTTGATATGGGCGAGCCTGTTAAAATAATAGATTTAGCTAAAAAAATGATAAAACTAAGTGGGCTAGAGCCATATAGAGACATCCCCATTCATATCACTGGACTTAGGTCTGGCGAAAAGCTATATGAAGAATTATTAAGTGATAAATCGACAACTCTCCCCACATATCATGATAAAATTATGTGTTCTAGAGATGAGAGAATTCCTTATGAAGTCATTTCAGATAAGATACAAAAATTGGCAAGAGCATCTATCAAAAGAGATAAGGTTGAATTAGTGCTAATGATAAAGAATATCGTACCTGAATTTATTAGCCAAAATTCAGAATTTGAAAATTTAGATTAAATATTTTATTTTTTTACTTTTGTTTAAGATTCCTATTTATGAAAAAAATAATTTTAACCTTTCTAATTGTTTTTACGATTACCTCTTGCCGTACACAGAAAGATGTTTTGTATTTACAAAATATTGACAATATCCCTATTGAATTAGATAATTTCACCAACCCTACCATCCAAAGAGGGGATGTGATGACCATTATTGTAAGTGCTTATGATGAGGCTCTAGTAAAACCTTTTAACTTAGGAGGAGGAATCGCTAACACTACAAATAAAGCGACGGCTGAGCTTAACCCCAATTCATATTTGGTGGATGGCGAAGGTAACATTGAATTTCCAATGCTGGGGACCATCAATGCTGCTGGTAAGACAAGAAAAGCTCTTTCAGATGAACTTCAACAAAAAATTTCAGAATTCATTAAGAATCCTATGGTAAATATTCGAATCATGAATTTTAAAGTAACCATGCTAGGTGAATTTAACAAGCAAGGGGTCGTTAATTCAACCTCTGATCGCATTAACATCATGGAAGCTATTGCCAATGCGGAGGGAATGTCTTATTATGCTATTCGTGATTCAGTTATGCTAATTAGAACCATTGATGGGAAAAGACATCATACCTTTGTTAATTTACATGATGCTAATTTAATGAATAGCGACTATTATTACTTGAGACAAAATGACATTTTATATGCCTTGCCTACAAAATCAAGAGCTATGGAATTTAACACAAAACCTATAACCTCTGTATTAACAGTACTTGGGTTTTTAACTGCAATTATTGCTTTATTTAAATAGATAGATGAAAACTAACAATATCCAAAATCCTTTTTTAGAAGAATCATCCTTTGAAAGAACAGCAAAATTAAGAGAGAGTATAGCAGCTTATATTAGAAGATGGCCTATTTTTTTAATCAGTATTTTATTCTTTTTATTTGTAGCTTGGCTATATACGCGTTATTTAACTCCGGTTTATGAATCTAATATAAAAGTTTTAATCAAAGATTCTTCAAAAGAATTAGGTGCCAACATGTTATTAAGCAATTCTGGGGCGCAAAGAGCCATGTTTAATAGTTTAAATGATGAGGTAGAAATTATTAAATCCTATCAATTGGTTCAAAAAGTTATTAACAATTTAGATTTATCTAATACTTATATAAAACGAGGCAAAGTCATTGATGTAGAGGTATATAAAAACGAACTTCCTATTTTATTAAAAAACTTTACCCCCGATTCATTGATTCATACCACAACCATGGAAATTGAATATAATTTGCCTAAAATAAAAATCACATCGGGTGAAGTGACGATTGATACCGAGCTTAATCAAGCTTTTAAAATAAATAAACAAAGTTTCTCTTTTTACAACAATCCCCATAATAATCATAGTACGGTGGGGAGCTTTACAGTTATTTCTGCCCCTTCTAATTCCTTGACTAAAAGCTTAAAGAACGGAATTAGCATTGATTCTGAATATTACTCCAATGTTATTACTATTTCATTAGATGGAGCTAATACCAACAAAACTGAAGCTATTTTAGCTGAATTAGTGAGAGTTTATAATCAAGATGCAAAAAAAGATAAATCTTTAGAATTTGAAAAAACAGAGGAATTTATTGAGGAAAGGATTGCCATTCTCAATAGAGAACTTTCTGGAGTTGAAGGGGAAAAAGAAACCTTCCAACAATCGAATGATATTGCTAATTTACCTTCTGAAATTGTAGGTAGTATAGAAAGGAAAGATCAACTAGAGTCTCAACTATTAGAATTAGACACTCAATTAAGTTTAGCCAATACTTATAAGAGTTATGTAAATAATCAATCGCTAAGCGAAGTTTTGCCTAGCGATATCTCCAATTCAGGTAGGAATACAAACTCTGCGGTTTCTACCTACAATCAATTAGTTATGGAAAGGAATAATTTAATCGCAAATGGGGCTACTTCAAATCATCCAATGGTTAAAAATTTAGAAACAAGCATTTCATCAGCAAAACAAAATATTTTAACCAATATATCTAAACACCAAGAAGTTTTAAGAAGTACACGCAGAGATTTAACTTCACAGTTAACTTCTGCTTCTGGCTTCAAAAGACAAGCCCCTACATTTGAGCGTATAGCAAGAGACATTGACCGCCAGCAACAAATTAAAGAAAGTTTATATCTTCTATTATTAGAAAAAAGAGAAGAGGCCGCAATTTCTAAAGCAATTACTGAAGATAAAATAAAGATTATTAACCCTCCTTCAAGTACTGGCCCTGTATCTCCAATAAAGTCTAGATATTATTTGGGCGCTTTCGCTCTAGGTTTACTTTTACCCTTAGCTGGTATTTATATTAAAGAGTTGCTTAAAAATAAAATTGAAACACGCGATGATTTAGAAGAGTTAATCAATGGGAAGCCAATCGTTGGAGAAATCCCTCGCATAAATACTAAGCAAGATAAATATGTTGCTGTAAGAGGGGATTTGAGTAGTTTATCTGAAGCTTTCAGAATTATGCGTACAAATCTAGAATTTGTGATTTCTAAAATTCAACGAGACACCTCAAAAGCTGTAGTCATTTTAGTCACTTCCTCCATTAAAGGAGAGGGAAAGACTTTTATTTCCATGAATTATGCGCATACTCTAGGTCAATTAGAGGGTAAAAAAACTATCATCATTGGTTCAGATATTCGAAATCCACAATTGCATAAATTTGAGAGCTTAGAAAAAAATATTCTTGGCTTAACCGATTATTTATACCACGAAAATGATGATGTAGAACAATACATTCACACCTCTAAGGCAGACAACAAGATAGATATTCTTTTTTCAGGGAGAATACCTCCAAATCCTACGGAAATGCTGATGAGTTTGCGTTTTGAGAATTTGATTAAAGAATTGCAAGAAAAATACGATTATATTGTCATAGATTCTGCTCCATTAGTATTGGTATCAGACACTTATCATATCAGCAATTTAGCTGATGTTACTCTCTATGTTACCCGTTCTGAGCATACACCTAAAAACGTATTACGAGTTCCTCTAGAAGCTGAAGAAAAAAATCGTTTAAATCACTTAACTTTCGTTTTGAATGACATATCAACAGCCCATTCTGGCTATGCTTATGGCTACAAATATAACTATGGTTATGGATACGGATACGGCTTAAAAAATAGAAAACGTCCATTCCATGAACGTTTATTATCAAGTTTTGGTATAAATTTAAAAAAATGAAAAAACATATTTTAGTAACTGGAGCAGCGGGTTTTATCGGTTCAAACTTAGCTGAAACGCTTTTAGCAAAAGGCTATCAAGTTTCAGGATTAGACAACTTTGCTACAGGTCACAGAAAAAATATTGAAGCTTTCTTAGTTAACGAAAACTTTTCTTTCACAGAAGGAGATATTCGTGATTTAGCTACTTGCCAAGAAGCTTGTAAAACCGTTGATTTTATATTACATCAAGCAGCTTTAGGTTCTGTCCCTCGCTCTATCAATGACCCAATTACGAGCAATGATGTAAATGTAGGTGGATTTCTCAACATGTTAGTAGCGGCAAGAGATAATGGCGTAAAAAGATTTGTATATGCCGCAAGTTCTTCTACTTACGGTGATTCTATCGCTTTGCCAAAAATTGAAGATAAAATCGGAAAACCACTTTCGCCTTATGCTGTAACTAAATTGGTAAACGAAGTTTATGCCGATGTTTTTTACAAAACTTATGGATTAAACTCCATTGGCTTACGATATTTCAACGTTTTTGGCCGAAGACAAGACCCGAACGGAGCTTATGCAGCTGTGATTCCGAAATTTGTTTTACAATTTATGCAACACAAATCGCCAACCATCAATGGTGATGGCACATTTTCTCGTGATTTCACCTATATTGATAATGTGATTCAAATGAATCTGAGGGCGATTGAAACAGAAAATGAAGCAGCTTTCAATGAAGTTTATAACACTGCCGTTGGTGATAGAACAAGCATCAAAGGCATGGCTGAATTATTGAGAACATACCTTTCTGAATACGATGCCGAAATTGCTAACGTAGAAATTTTATATGGCCCAAACCGAAAAGGAGATGTCCCTCATTCATTGGCTTCTATTGATAAAGCGAAAGAAAAATTAGGCTACGAACCTACCCATATCTTCCAAGAAGGACTGAAGGAAGCAGTGGCTTGGTATTGGGAAAATTTACGTTGATTTATTTTAAATTCTAAATTTTGAACGGATCGGAAAAAAAGACATTATACTTTTAAATTTCAGACACTAAACACACATTACTCTTTGTACATTTTAAATTTAACTTAACGATAAGAACCTGATAATCAACACTAATTAAAACTATGAATCATAAAATTACAGTCATTGGATTAGGCTATGTCGGTTTACCATTGGCAAGATTATTTGCAGAAAAATATCCTGTGGTTGGTTTTGATATCAACCAAGAAAGAGTTGAAAAATTAAATCAAGGACATGACGATACATTAGAAGTTTCTGACGAATTATTGCAATCTGTATTGTTAAAACAAAATCCGACTCTAGGCGAAACTGGTTTGTTCAATTCAGCAAATGCAGAAGATATCGCTGACTCTACTATATACGTGATTACAGTCCCTACACCTGTAGATAAAAACAATCGCCCTGTTTTAACCCCTTTAGTTAAGGCCAGCGAAACCGTAGGTAAAGTTTTACAAAAAGGAGATATAGTCATCTATGAATCAACGGTTTACCCTGGAGCTACAGAAGAAGAGTGTATCCCAGTATTGGAGCAACATTCAGGCTTGAAATTTAATGAAGATTTCTTTGTAGGATATTCTCCTGAGCGAATTAACCCTGGTGATAAAGAGCATACCGTAGAAAAAATCTTGAAAGTAACTTCAGGTTCCACGCCAGAAATCGGTAAAGTGGTAGATGATTTATACAAATCTGTGATTATTGCAGGAACACACCTCGCCCCTACCATCAAAGTGGCTGAAGCAGCAAAAGTGATTGAAAATTCTCAAAGAGATATCAATATCGCTTTTGTAAATGAATTAGCAAAGATTTTTAATTTAATGGGAATCAACACCTTAGACGTTCTAGAAGCCGCTGGAACTAAATGGAATTTCTTGCCCTTCCGTCCAGGATTAGTAGGTGGGCATTGCATCGGTGTAGACCCTTACTATTTAGCCCAAAAAGCTCAAGAATATGGCTACCATCCAGAAATCATTTTAGCTGGTAGGAGAATGAACGATGGAATGGGCGAATACGTTGCTTCTGAGGTAATTAAGCTAATGTTGAAAGAAGACATTAAAATCAAAAATGCTAAAATTTTGATCTTAGGTTTCACTTTCAAAGAAAACTGCCCGGACGTTAGAAATACCAAAGTAATTGATGTGATTAATTCATTGAAATCATACAGCACAGAAGTTATAGTTTTTGACCCTTGGGCAAACCCCGCAGAAGTGCTACGCGAGTACCAAATTGAAACAACGCAAACTTTACCTAACGAGAAATACGATGCAATAGTTTTAGCCGTTTCTCACAAAGAATTTAAAGAGCTTGATTTAGCATCTTTGAAGAAAGATAACGCCGTGGTATATGATGTGAAGGGATTTTACTCTTCTTCTCTTGTAAATAAAAAGCTCTAGAATGAAAAAAACAATTTTAATCACTGGAGGAGCTGGATTTATTGGCTCACACGTAGTTAGGCGGTTCGTGAATGAATATCCTGACTACACCATCGTAAATTTAGATGCATTAACCTATGCTGGAAATTTAGAAAATCTGAAAGACATAGAAGAAAAACCTAATTATATATTTGAAAAAGGTGATATAACCGATGCTGATTTTATTGAAAAATTGTTTCAAAAATATCCGTTTGATGGAGTCATTCACTTGGCGGCAGAATCTCATGTAGACCGTTCTATCACCGACCCATTGGCTTTTGCTAAAACCAATATTTTAGGGACAATGATATTGTTGAACGCTGCCAAAGATTCCTGGAAAAACGACTTTGAAGGCAAAAAATTCTATCATGTTTCTACCGATGAAGTTTACGGGACTTTAGGCGAAACTGGCTTGTTTACAGAAGAAACCGCTTATGACCCGAATTCTCCGTATTCAGCATCTAAAGCGTCTTCAGACCATTTTGTGAGAGCCTATGGCGAAACTTATGGCTTGCCTTACGTGGTTTCTAATTGCTCCAATAATTATGGCCCAAATCATTTCCCAGAGAAATTGATTCCGCTTTTCATTAACAATATCATCAATGAAAAACCTTTACCCGTTTATGGCGATGGAAATTACACCAGAGATTGGTTGTTTGTGGTTGACCATGCCAGAGCGATTGATTTAATCTTTCATCAAGGAAAAAACAAAGAAACCTACAATATTGGAGGCTTCAACGAATGGAAAAACATTGATTTGGTGAAAGAACTTTGTCAGCAAATGGATGAAAAATTAGGCAGAGAAAAGGGCACGTCAGAAAAGCTCATCACTTTCGTGAAAGACCGTCCAGGGCATGATTTGCGTTACGCAATAGATGCCACCAAAATCAATCAAGAATTGGGTTGGAAGCCGTCGGTAACCTTCCCTGAAGGTTTGAAAAAAACCATAGATTGGTATTTTGACAATCAAGATTGGCTAAAAAATGTAACCTCTGGCGAATACCAAGATTATTACAAGAAACAGTATAATTAATTGGCGATTCGTTGTTGGTAAATAGGTAGATAAGGAATTAGATTACTTTGATTTTCAAACCAGTAAGTGATTAGCAGGTTTAAATATTAAAATAACAAATCATGCATTAAGAATTCAATTAAGGCTTAAAAAATTTAAATTTTTTAAGCCTTAATTTTTTTATTAATTTTATCCAACTTTTCAAAATCACAATCATACATACATATGCTTAAAATCACGATTGTAGCAGGAGCAAGACCCAATTTCATCAAAATTGCTCCGATAGTTAACGCTATTTCAAGACAAAAATCTGAAGGAAAAGCTTTGAATTACAGGCTTGTGCATACAGGTCAGCATTATGATTATCAACTAAGTGGAAGTTTTTTTGAAGAACTGAATATTCCCAAACCTGATGCTAATTTAGGCATCGGAAGTGGTTCTCAAGCCGAGCAAACTGCCAAAATCATGATGGCTTTTGAGCGTGAGTTGCTCGAAAACCCGTGCGATTTGGTCTTAGTTGTGGGCGATGTTACGTCCACTTTAGCTTGTTCTATCACGGCGAAAAAACTGCAAATTCCTGTAGCTCATGTAGAAGCAGGTATTCGTTCATTTGATTTTACCATGCCAGAAGAAATCAATCGCATGGTAACAGATAGTATTTCTGATTATTTTTTTACCACCACGCAAGAGGCTTCTAATTATTTAGTTTCCATTGGGAAAAATCCAGAAAACATCCATTTTGTAGGCAA includes:
- a CDS encoding polysaccharide biosynthesis/export family protein; amino-acid sequence: MKKIILTFLIVFTITSCRTQKDVLYLQNIDNIPIELDNFTNPTIQRGDVMTIIVSAYDEALVKPFNLGGGIANTTNKATAELNPNSYLVDGEGNIEFPMLGTINAAGKTRKALSDELQQKISEFIKNPMVNIRIMNFKVTMLGEFNKQGVVNSTSDRINIMEAIANAEGMSYYAIRDSVMLIRTIDGKRHHTFVNLHDANLMNSDYYYLRQNDILYALPTKSRAMEFNTKPITSVLTVLGFLTAIIALFK
- a CDS encoding GumC family protein, with amino-acid sequence MKTNNIQNPFLEESSFERTAKLRESIAAYIRRWPIFLISILFFLFVAWLYTRYLTPVYESNIKVLIKDSSKELGANMLLSNSGAQRAMFNSLNDEVEIIKSYQLVQKVINNLDLSNTYIKRGKVIDVEVYKNELPILLKNFTPDSLIHTTTMEIEYNLPKIKITSGEVTIDTELNQAFKINKQSFSFYNNPHNNHSTVGSFTVISAPSNSLTKSLKNGISIDSEYYSNVITISLDGANTNKTEAILAELVRVYNQDAKKDKSLEFEKTEEFIEERIAILNRELSGVEGEKETFQQSNDIANLPSEIVGSIERKDQLESQLLELDTQLSLANTYKSYVNNQSLSEVLPSDISNSGRNTNSAVSTYNQLVMERNNLIANGATSNHPMVKNLETSISSAKQNILTNISKHQEVLRSTRRDLTSQLTSASGFKRQAPTFERIARDIDRQQQIKESLYLLLLEKREEAAISKAITEDKIKIINPPSSTGPVSPIKSRYYLGAFALGLLLPLAGIYIKELLKNKIETRDDLEELINGKPIVGEIPRINTKQDKYVAVRGDLSSLSEAFRIMRTNLEFVISKIQRDTSKAVVILVTSSIKGEGKTFISMNYAHTLGQLEGKKTIIIGSDIRNPQLHKFESLEKNILGLTDYLYHENDDVEQYIHTSKADNKIDILFSGRIPPNPTEMLMSLRFENLIKELQEKYDYIVIDSAPLVLVSDTYHISNLADVTLYVTRSEHTPKNVLRVPLEAEEKNRLNHLTFVLNDISTAHSGYAYGYKYNYGYGYGYGLKNRKRPFHERLLSSFGINLKK
- a CDS encoding SDR family oxidoreductase, which encodes MKKHILVTGAAGFIGSNLAETLLAKGYQVSGLDNFATGHRKNIEAFLVNENFSFTEGDIRDLATCQEACKTVDFILHQAALGSVPRSINDPITSNDVNVGGFLNMLVAARDNGVKRFVYAASSSTYGDSIALPKIEDKIGKPLSPYAVTKLVNEVYADVFYKTYGLNSIGLRYFNVFGRRQDPNGAYAAVIPKFVLQFMQHKSPTINGDGTFSRDFTYIDNVIQMNLRAIETENEAAFNEVYNTAVGDRTSIKGMAELLRTYLSEYDAEIANVEILYGPNRKGDVPHSLASIDKAKEKLGYEPTHIFQEGLKEAVAWYWENLR
- a CDS encoding nucleotide sugar dehydrogenase, which encodes MNHKITVIGLGYVGLPLARLFAEKYPVVGFDINQERVEKLNQGHDDTLEVSDELLQSVLLKQNPTLGETGLFNSANAEDIADSTIYVITVPTPVDKNNRPVLTPLVKASETVGKVLQKGDIVIYESTVYPGATEEECIPVLEQHSGLKFNEDFFVGYSPERINPGDKEHTVEKILKVTSGSTPEIGKVVDDLYKSVIIAGTHLAPTIKVAEAAKVIENSQRDINIAFVNELAKIFNLMGINTLDVLEAAGTKWNFLPFRPGLVGGHCIGVDPYYLAQKAQEYGYHPEIILAGRRMNDGMGEYVASEVIKLMLKEDIKIKNAKILILGFTFKENCPDVRNTKVIDVINSLKSYSTEVIVFDPWANPAEVLREYQIETTQTLPNEKYDAIVLAVSHKEFKELDLASLKKDNAVVYDVKGFYSSSLVNKKL
- the rfbB gene encoding dTDP-glucose 4,6-dehydratase; its protein translation is MKKTILITGGAGFIGSHVVRRFVNEYPDYTIVNLDALTYAGNLENLKDIEEKPNYIFEKGDITDADFIEKLFQKYPFDGVIHLAAESHVDRSITDPLAFAKTNILGTMILLNAAKDSWKNDFEGKKFYHVSTDEVYGTLGETGLFTEETAYDPNSPYSASKASSDHFVRAYGETYGLPYVVSNCSNNYGPNHFPEKLIPLFINNIINEKPLPVYGDGNYTRDWLFVVDHARAIDLIFHQGKNKETYNIGGFNEWKNIDLVKELCQQMDEKLGREKGTSEKLITFVKDRPGHDLRYAIDATKINQELGWKPSVTFPEGLKKTIDWYFDNQDWLKNVTSGEYQDYYKKQYN